The genomic segment CATTTTATCGGACAAAATGGTTTACATCGGGACGGCTCAAAACCGGGCAGAAAACCTGTTTCGCCTCTTTGAAGTGGCGGATACCAAAGGAAACATCCTTCGATTAATCACGAACCGATTTGATTTGGATGCAGAAGAAATCAGCGAAATCTACCGTTCACACTGGGACATAGAGCTGTTCTTTAAATGGCTGAAGCAACATGTAGAAATCAAACATTTTTATGGGATGAGTGAAACAGCGATACAAAATCAAATTTACCTCGCGCTCATTAC from the Litoribacterium kuwaitense genome contains:
- a CDS encoding IS4 family transposase is translated as KAIITTAKGHDRNQLEVLVDDKEAMYVFDRGYVDYDRFDRMTDDGYFFVSRLKKNAVIREVESFSLPNDSPILSDKMVYIGTAQNRAENLFRLFEVADTKGNILRLITNRFDLDAEEISEIYRSHWDIELFFKWLKQHVEIKHFYGMSETAIQNQIYLALIT